From a region of the Mercurialis annua linkage group LG1-X, ddMerAnnu1.2, whole genome shotgun sequence genome:
- the LOC126655993 gene encoding uncharacterized protein LOC126655993, with the protein MSLSLIQSYSSAEEEDEQQQEDYRFSSSDDDDDDNHHLSEGRRILSYQSVLDQSASSNQSSSGLPSAFNAFSEISGPPKFLNHSAEEQPGSARDVENQIGRLNGRWRKRKDNNDLPVGAVVEAKAQLVGIHERVRSDIEGNQPPASSAPGATQEVGKRVATVANPNAEDAAALLRMCLQCGIPKTYSNARGMVCPVCGDRPPNEMSEDTKKKGGIIKDKEKSKRMKGQSSHATWKSETEMQLRQQFD; encoded by the exons ATGAGCTTATCACTCATCCAGTCCTATTCTTCGGCGGAAGAAGAAGACGAACAACAACAAGAAGATTACCGTTTCTCCTCATCTGACGACGACGACGACGATAATCACCATCTCTCCGAAGGTCGCCGTATACTGTCCTACCAATCAGTACTCGACCAATCGGCATCCTCTAATCAATCATCCTCTGGTCTTCCCTCTGCATTCAACGCCTTTTCCGAA ATCTCAGGACCACCCAAGTTTCTTAACCATAGTGCTGAAGAACAACCGGGCTCTGCACGAGATGTTGAAAATCAAATAGGAAGGCTAAATGGCCGCTGGAGGAAGCGCAAGGACAACAATGACTTACCTGTCG GTGCTGTGGTAGAGGCCAAGGCTCAACTAGTTGGAATTCATGAGCGGGTACGAAGTGATATTGAGGGTAACCAGCCTCCGGCTTCATCAGCTCCAGGTGCAACACAGGAAGTAGGAAAGCGTGTGGCAACAGTGGCCAATCCAAATGCAGAAGATGCAGCAGCACTACTGAG AATGTGCTTGCAATGTGGAATACCAAAAACTTATTCGAATGCGCGTGGAATGGTGTGTCCGGTGTGTGGGGACAGACCGCCTAATGAAATGAGCGAAGATACGAAGAAGAAGGGTGGTATTATAAAGGATAAGGAAAAGAGTAAAAGAATGAAGGGACAATCATCTCATGCTACTTGGAAAAGTGAGACAGAGATGCAATTAAGGCAGCAGTTTGATTAG
- the LOC126656002 gene encoding non-specific lipid transfer protein GPI-anchored 31-like, with the protein MSSSTATSALLLLFCTFWAVAVNGAGHQHASAPAPTTAVDCSTLVLSMADCLSFVSNDSTTTQPEKSCCTGLQTVLKTDAQCLCEAFKSSAQLGIVLNVTKAVSLPAACKLHAPSVSNCGLALTPAGAPGVSPSTAAAPGVFPGANQQAPSPSPGEGGAHGLTISVGSLVIGLIIASFSTS; encoded by the exons ATGTCATCCTCAACAGCAACATCAGCTCTCCTTCTCCTTTTCTGCACTTTCTGGGCCGTTGCTGTCAATGGCGCTGGTCATCAACATGCATCCGCCCCCGCACCCACTACGGCCGTGGATTGTTCTACCTTGGTGCTGAGCATGGCCGATTGTTTGTCTTTTGTGTCGAATGACAGTACCACTACTCAGCCAGAGAAAAGCTGCTGTACTGGTTTGCAAACTGTTCTGAAAACCGATGCTCAGTGTCTTTGTGAGGCTTTCAAAAGTAGTGCTCAGTTGGGTATTGTTTTGAATGTCACAAAGGCTGTTTCTTTGCCTGCTGCTTGCAAACTTCATGCTCCTTCTGTTTCCAATTGTGGAT tGGCTTTAACTCCTGCTGGTGCTCCTG GTGTATCTCCATCTACTGCTGCTGCACCTGGTGTGTTCCCCGGCGCAAATCAGCAAGCACCATCACCATCTCCGGGAGAAGGCGGCGCTCATGGACTAACAATCTCGGTTGGATCTCTAGTCATTGGCCTCATAATAGCATCATTCTCTACTAGCTGA